A stretch of Brassica napus cultivar Da-Ae chromosome C6, Da-Ae, whole genome shotgun sequence DNA encodes these proteins:
- the LOC106411486 gene encoding ras-related protein RABC1-like: protein MGSPSGQPEFDYLFKVLLIGDSGVGKSSLLLSFTSNTFDDLSPTIGVDFKVKYLTIGEKKLKLAIWDTAGQERFRTLTSSYYRGAQGIIMVYDVTRRETFTNLSDIWAKEIDLYSTNQDCIKMLVGNKVDKESERAVSKKEGIDFARVYGCLFLECSAKTRVNVEQCFEELVLKILETPSLTAEGSSGGKKNIFKQNPAHTSNASSSYCCSS from the exons ATGGGTTCTCCGTCGGGGCAACCCGAATTTGATTACTTGTTCAAGGTTCTATTGATCGGAGATTCTGGTGTTGGCAAAAGCTCTCTTTTGCTTAGTTTCACTTCCAATACGTTTGATGATCTTTCTCCCACAATCG GGGTTGATTTCAAGGTCAAGTACCTTACCATTGGAGAGAAGAAACTGAAGCTTGCGATTTGGGACACAG CTGGGCAAGAGAGATTTAGGACGCTAACGAGCTCGTATTACAGAGGAGCTCAGGGCATCATAATGG TATATGATGTGACACGACGAGAAACATTCACCAATCTATCAGATATATGGGCCAAGGAAATCGACCTCTACTCGACTAATCAGGATTGCATCAAGATGCTTGTTGGGAATAAAGTCGACAAG GAGAGTGAACGAGCTGTATCTAAAAAAGAAGGCATAGACTTTGCTCGGGTGTACGGATGTTTGTTTCTGGAGTGCAGTGCAAAGACTCGAGTCAATGTTGAGCAATGTTTTGAAGAGCTTGTTCTTAAG ATTTTGGAAACGCCGAGTCTTACTGCTGAAGGTTCGTCTGGAGGGAAGAAGAACATCTTCAAACAAAACCCAGCACACACCAGCAATGCTTCATCGAGTTACTGCTGCTCGTCTTAG